One Papaver somniferum cultivar HN1 chromosome 10, ASM357369v1, whole genome shotgun sequence genomic window carries:
- the LOC113316117 gene encoding probable ubiquitin-conjugating enzyme E2 23, producing the protein MDKFEVSSSIGTSNKASKKLKMIQVVPNEIIEIDEDEDVTDSSEVYKKFNKDNKGKAVMSAEPDEVVNDISDDDGSEMYDSDNVLDLEGESDYEFDESFHNGDFKSYDDEVVALQAKFDAEDLPPGAEASVPWLVEDYQPIDRTRPPVPCSSSTVPKQFLIIEDDDEAIVKFRSFKSFDTVTDFSDHHYKSKAVTKTKQASQKWAKAIQQDWRLLEKDLPETIFVRVYEGRLDLLRAVIVGAAGTPYHDGLFFFDVYFPSEYPDTPPLVHYHSHNLRLNPNLYNCGKVCLSLLNTWSGNKNEKWIPGKSTMLQVLLSIQALVLNTKPYFNEPGYEHSAGTPDGEKIAQQYNESTFILSCRTMLYTLKNPPKHFEDYVLGHFRLRAHSILVACKAYIEGAQVGCVVGGVQDVDEGQKSGSTHFKSEVGTMAGNLVPVFLQNGAKDCEQFICLGDAFRLAESNYTNVLKKDFYKPVQDQVVAAEPQAQLQPFNHLHAQFQPLAHSPAHFLSMAHPFGHGTDLYAQAQGQAHALAQGQAHALAHFGKSYKYYPHP; encoded by the exons ATGGACAAATTTGAAGTTAGTTCTTCTATAGGTACTTCTAATAAGGCTAGTAAAAAGCTTAAAATGATTCAG GTGGTACCTAATGAAATCATTgagattgatgaagatgaagatgtaaCTGATAGTTCTGAAGTTTACAAGAAGTTTAACAAAGATAACAAGGGAAAGGCTGTCATGTCAGCAGAACCAGATGAAGTGGTGAATGATATTTCAGACGATGATGGGTCAGAAATGTATGACTCAGACAATGTTCTTGACTTAGAAGGAGAATCAGATTATGAATTTGACGAATCATTCCATAATGGTGATTTCAAGTCGTACGATGATGAGGTTGTAGCTTTACAAGCCAAATTTGATGCTGAAGACCTCCCTCCTGGTGCGGAAGCATCCGTCCCTTGGTTGGTTGAGGACTACCAACCAATTGATCGAACGAGGCCCCCAGTTCCGTGTAGCAGTTCAACTGTTCCCAAACAGTTTCTTAttattgaagatgatgatgaagctaTAGTGAAATTTAGATCGTTTAAAAGTTTTGATACAGTTACAGATTTCTCTGACCACCACTATAAGTCAAAGGCAGTTACCAAGACAAAGCAG GCATCGCAGAAATGGGCTAAGGCAATCCAGCAGGATTGGAGACTTCTAGAAAAGGATTTACCTG AAACTATATTTGTTAGAGTTTATGAAGGAAGATTGGATCTTTTAAGGGCCGTGATTGTAGGTGCAGCTGGCACTCCTTATCACGACGGcctctttttttttgatgtctactTTCCCTCGGAGTATCCTGATACACCACCG CTCGTTCACTACCATTCACATAATCTGCGGTTAAATCCAAACTTGTACAATTGTGGGAAAGTTTGCCTTAGTCTTCTGAACACATGGAGTGGGAACAAGAATGAGAAGTGGATCCCAGGGAAATCCACTATGCTCCAAGTGCTTCTCTCTATCCAAGCTCTGGTGCTGAATACAAAGCCCTACTTCAATGAGCCTGGATATGAACACTCGGCTGGTACTCCAGATGGTGAGAAGATTGCCCAGCAATACAATGAGAGCACATTTATACTATCGTGCAGGACAATGCTGTACACGCTTAAGAATCCCCCAAAG CATTTTGAGGATTATGTATTGGGGCATTTCCGCCTTCGAGCACACTCTATTTTGGTGGCTTGTAAAGCATACATTGAAGGTGCTCAGGTTGGTTGTGTTGTAGGAGGAGTGCAGGACGTAGATGAGGGTCAAAAGAGCGGCTCAACCCACTTCAAGAGCGAAGTTGGTACCATGGCAGGGAACCTTGTCCCAGTATTTCTACAAAATGGCGCTAAGGATTGTGAGCAGTTTATCTGCTTGGGAGACGCTTTTAGGTTAGCTGAATCCAATTACACTAACGTTTTAAAGAAAGATTTTTACAAGCCGGTGCAAGATCAAGTTGTGGCAGCTGAACCTCAAGCTCAATTACAACCTTTTAATCATTTACATGCTCAATTTCAACCTCTTGCTCATTCCCCAGCTCACTTTCTATCAATGGCTCATCCATTCGGCCATGGTACTGATCTTTATGCTCAGGCTCAGGGTCAAGCTCATGCTCTAGCTCAGGGTCAAGCTCATGCTCTAGCTCATTTTGGGAAAAGCTACAAGTATTATCCCCATCCCTAA